Proteins found in one Aethina tumida isolate Nest 87 chromosome 1, icAetTumi1.1, whole genome shotgun sequence genomic segment:
- the LOC109609526 gene encoding phospholipase A2 inhibitor, translated as MSAIAHCRALLLLVTYLCCDGVRGDDVNLFSCTTIDNKNCTHLINSTEHFQLPPNVELLTKSVFDGYPDLLDVTGTPGELKSLEPGAFEGLPNLLRIFLGGNKLKIIPDGVFSDLPIYYLYLAGNEIHTISNNSFANMNKLEEIYLDKNSLSKFDRNWFQTKSAISFLKTLSVHHNKIKSLEAGSFHNCPQLNSIDFSFNEIEYISDDLFNDPLNIVKFDLSFNKLTTLSPNILANVNKVNNFYISFNFLRNLNSSLLDNVKIKEISMHPNEWLCPCMKEVEKQLTDKSVKIITTENFLKGQDFIFKTQFRTEPPTLSVCSETWKECPEELTEEQADTNFHKILEKAYGKINIKCAEQCPGNKLCKSNFCWSPIVNGYFHEYDSKYFVWTFSI; from the coding sequence ATGTCAGCCATCGCTCATTGTCGTGCTTTGTTGTTGCTGGTAACTTATCTGTGTTGTGATGGTGTCCGAGGCGACGATGTCAACTTGTTTTCATGCACCACTATCGACAACAAGAACTGCACCCACTTGATTAACAGCACCGAACATTTTCAGTTACCACCGAACGTGGAACTGTTGACGAAGAGCGTCTTCGATGGGTACCCCGACCTGCTGGACGTCACCGGCACCCCTGGCGAACTGAAGTCACTAGAACCGGGAGCGTTTGAAGGTTTGCCCAATTTGTTGAGAATATTCCTAGGTGGTAACAAACTGAAAATCATCCCCGACGGAGTTTTCAGCGATTTGCCCATTTACTACTTGTATTTGGCTGGTAATGAAATCCACACCATTAGCAACAACAGCTTTGCCAACATGAATAAACTGGAGGAAATCTACTTGGACAAAAACTCCCTCAGCAAGTTCGACAGAAACTGGTTCCAAACGAAATCGGCCATCAGTTTCCTGAAAACCCTCAGCGTGCaccacaacaaaattaaatcactGGAAGCTGGCTCCTTCCATAATTGCCCCCAGTTAAACAGCATCGACTTCAGCTTCAACGAAATCGAGTACATTTCCGACGACTTATTCAACGACCCATTAAACATCGTAAAATTTGACTTGTCCTTTAACAAATTGACCACCCTCAGTCCTAACATCCTGGCAAACGTCAACAAAGTGAACAATTTCTACATTTCATTCAACTTCTTAAGAAACTTGAACTCATCACTGCTGGACAACGTAAAAATCAAGGAGATCAGCATGCATCCAAACGAGTGGTTGTGTCCCTGCATGAAGGAAGTCGAAAAACAACTCACCGACAAATCCGTCAAGATAATAACAACGGAGAACTTCTTGAAAGGTCAAGACTTCATTTTCAAGACCCAGTTTAGAACTGAGCCACCAACCTTGTCGGTGTGCAGCGAGACTTGGAAAGAATGTCCGGAAGAACTGACCGAAGAACAAGCGGACAcgaatttccataaaattcttgaaaagGCCTAtggtaaaattaacataaaatgtgcCGAACAATGTCCTGGAAATAAATTGTGCAAATCCAACTTTTGTTGGTCGCCAATTGTAAATGGATACTTCCATGAATATGATTCGAAATATTTTGTCTGGACTTTTAGTATCTGA